Genomic DNA from Fimbriimonas ginsengisoli Gsoil 348:
TCTGGCCCGAGTCGATGCTCTCGATGCCGGCCCGGAAAATCTCCGAAGTGTAGGCCGCCGCGTTGAGGCTGAGGGCGAGGACGCCGGCAACGAACGGGCTCAGGCCGATGCCGATGGCGGGCAACACGAAGTAGATCACGTAGATCTGCATGAGAAGCGGGGTGCCCCGCACCACTTCTACATAAGCCACTGCGAAGGGGCGGAAGAGCACGAACGGGGATACGCGGGCCAACGCCAACAGGAGCCCGCCGACGACGCCGAAAACCAGGCTGAGCGCCGTCAGCTCCAAGGTAAGAACCGCTCCCCTCGCGAGGATCGGCAGCGCGTCCTTCAACAAATCCCAGCGGAAAGTAAAGGCACTCCCGCCTACCGACTGAACCGTACCGATCGGGTGGGCGGTAGCCGCTTCGAGGGCGGCGGGGACGGGGGAGCCTTGGTCCTTCACCTTGTCGAGCGCGGCCACGAGAGCGGTGTCGTACGGCTCTTCGAACCATTGCGGATACGAGCGAGCGTAGGCGCCTCCCGCCATCATTCGATCCAGCGACCGGTTTACCTGGGCGATCAACTCGGGATGGGTTTTCCAGGCGACGATGCCGAGGTTCTCTTTGACGAACACCGGCCCGGCAAGCTCGATCTCGGGATATCCCTTGCTGAGGATCGCCTTGATCGTCGGCAGGTCTCCCACGCAGGCGTCGGACTTCTTGTTGCGCAGGTCCAAGAGGCCGTCTTGGATCTGGTCGAACTTCAGCATGTGGTCTTTCGGGACGCCGATCTTTTGGACGGCGAACTGTCCGGTGGTTTCCTGCTGAACGGAGACAATCTTGTCTTTGAGATCCTCCGGTTTCTGGATTCTTGTATCTCCCTTTCGCCGGGCGATGACCTGACCGGAGAGAAAGTAGGGGCGAGAGAACAAGTACCCCTTCGTCTTGCGTTCTTCCGTGATGGTGACGCCGGCCATGACGAGGTCGGCCTTTCCGCTCTCGAGCGCGCCCAGGACGCCGGCCCACTCCGAGTCGATCCAACGGAGCTTCACTCCGAGGTCGCGGGCGAGCTCGGTGGCCACGTCCACGTCGAAGCCGATAATTTGGCCGTCTTTCTTGTATTCGAAAGGTGGATAAGTGGCGTCGGTGGCGATAACCAACTCGCCTCGCGAGCGAATCGTGTCGATGATTCCCTGGGCGTGCAGCACGCCGGAGGCCGTCATTCCAACGACTAGAAGTAGGAACCGGATCCAGGCTCGAACTTGCATCCGAAAAGACTATAGCCGAGGCGCGCTAGGCCCAACGAACAGAAGATGAGTGCGAGAGGTCAATCAGTCAGGTTTCGGAGAAAAAATAGATGTTGATCTTTCTAGCAGTTTTGTTCTTGGTGCTATGGGCACTCGGGTTCCTCGCCTTCCACGTGTCGATGTGGTTCATCCACCTCCTCCTGTTGGTCGCGCTGATCTCCCTGATCATGCACTTCCTGCGCGGCCCGGCCCGCGTCTAGGAACCGTAGCATCGGCTCCCAGCCGATGAACCCTCCCTCTAGCCGGGGATTGAAGTTCATCGGCTGGGAGCCGATGCTACTTTTGCCTTAAACAGGAAGCGGGTCTTGCCGCGCTCGTTTGAAGCGGTCGTGCCGACGAGCTCGAATCCGTATTGTCCGGCGCGTTCGTCGAGCACTGCCTCCAGTTGGGCCGGTTTCAGGCGGGAGACATTCAGGTCGATCACCCGGTATCGCCATCGGACCGGGACGCGCTGGGCGCCTGCCATCAGCGCCTTGAGGGCCTCAAACTTCTGACGGTCCTCAGGGCTTAAAGTGGCAACGCTGGGACCGCCTTTCTCCTGACGGGGTTGCGATCCGGCGAACGGGATCGCGGTCATCGATAGAACGGCTATGAAAGCAAACCACTTCATGCGTCCTATCTTCGCACACACCGGTATTTACACTATGCTAGGGGGCAATGTTCAAGTTGTCCGCGCTTCGGTGTGTCCTCCTCGGTGTATCTGGCTACGTTTTGATCGGCTGCGGAGGAAGCAGCGGCAACAACCCGGGAACGACACCGGTCCCGACGGCCAACGAGCTGCGGATCGGCGGGCTTTTTTCTCTAACCGGCAATTGGAACACCCTCGGTAAGGCAAGCAAAGCCGCCGTCGAGCTGGCGAGGGACGACGTCAACGCCTACTTCGCGAGCCGATCGATCGCGACCCGCGTTACGCTGTTCGTGACGGACACCAAGCTTCTGCCCGAGACGGCGGCGGCGGACTTGAATAGCTTGGTCGACAAGCAGGTGCGATACGTGGTCGGACCGCAGTCGAGCTCCGAGGTCGCTCGCCTTAAGGCGACCGCCGACTCGTCCGGAACCTTGCTCATTAGCCAGGGGAGCACGGCTTCGTCACTGTCGATTGCGGACGACAACGTCTTCCGGATGGTGCCGGACGACGTTCGGGAGGCGAAGGCGCTGGTCGCCCTTGCCCGCGCCGACGGCATTCAGGCGCTGATTCCGGTCGCCCGCGACGACGCGGGGAACGGCGGACTTTTCACTTCGGTGAGCGCCCGGTTTAGCGACGTAGGCGGCGAGGTCGCCGCGGGAATCCGGTACGGCGCCAACGAGACGGATTTCACCGCGACCTTGAACTCCGTGCGGGCGGCGATCGTGGCGCTTAGAGCGACCCACACCGACGCACAGATCGGCGTCTATCTGGCCGGCTTCGACGAAGACGCGCAGATCTTGGCGCTCGCCCAGGCCGACCCAACCCTATCCGCGGTGAAGTGGTACGGCAGCGACGGCGTCGTTTCCAGCGCGGCGCTCAGCTCGAATGCAGGGTCCGCGGCGTTCATGTCGCAGCACGGATTTCCAAATCCGATCTTCGGCCTGGACGATAGCGCAGTCGGAACATGGTCGCCGGTAGCCCAGCGCATCAAGGCGAAGTCCGGGGTGGATCCCGATGCGTTTGCTCTCTCAGCCTACGATGCGGTCTGGCTCGCCGCTCTTTCGTACCAAGCGGCTGGCGGCAGCGCGGCCACCGCGACCGATCGAAGAAACTCCCTCTTCGCCACCGCCTCGACTTACACGGGAGTTACCGGGCCGACGAAATTCGACGCCTCCGGCGACCGCAACGATGGGAACTTCGACTTCTGGTCCGTCGGCGGCTCGGCCGGCAGCTACCGTTGGATGCGCGTGGCTAGCTATAAAGCCGCCGACGGATCGATCGTCCGTATTCCGTGATCGTTCGGATAACGAAAAATGGGTGGCCGAATGCCACCCATTTTTTGCAATTCTGCCTCTATACGTGCGCTTTGGGATTCAAGAGGATGGCGCGTTGCACGCCTCCGTTGACTCCGTACGCGATGATCTGGCCCTGGTTGTTGATGCCGTAGGCGTGGAGAACCTGCCAGCCGGTGGTGCGTGAAATCAGCGAGTTCAAGTCCTGGCTCACGCCGTTTTGGTAGAGGAAGCCGCGAACTGAAACGAACCCTTGCGAAGAGGTGCCCACCACCTGGCCAGAGTCGTTCACGCCGTATGGGATCGTGATGTCGTCGCCGGTGAGATTCGGGATTCTCGTAAAGACGCCGCTCTCCCATATGAACCCCTGGGGATTGGTGTCGCTGGTGGTGGTCGCGGTGCCCACGAGCTTGCCGTTATCGCTGATCGCG
This window encodes:
- a CDS encoding ABC transporter substrate-binding protein, with amino-acid sequence MFKLSALRCVLLGVSGYVLIGCGGSSGNNPGTTPVPTANELRIGGLFSLTGNWNTLGKASKAAVELARDDVNAYFASRSIATRVTLFVTDTKLLPETAAADLNSLVDKQVRYVVGPQSSSEVARLKATADSSGTLLISQGSTASSLSIADDNVFRMVPDDVREAKALVALARADGIQALIPVARDDAGNGGLFTSVSARFSDVGGEVAAGIRYGANETDFTATLNSVRAAIVALRATHTDAQIGVYLAGFDEDAQILALAQADPTLSAVKWYGSDGVVSSAALSSNAGSAAFMSQHGFPNPIFGLDDSAVGTWSPVAQRIKAKSGVDPDAFALSAYDAVWLAALSYQAAGGSAATATDRRNSLFATASTYTGVTGPTKFDASGDRNDGNFDFWSVGGSAGSYRWMRVASYKAADGSIVRIP
- a CDS encoding ABC transporter substrate-binding protein/permease, with amino-acid sequence MQVRAWIRFLLLVVGMTASGVLHAQGIIDTIRSRGELVIATDATYPPFEYKKDGQIIGFDVDVATELARDLGVKLRWIDSEWAGVLGALESGKADLVMAGVTITEERKTKGYLFSRPYFLSGQVIARRKGDTRIQKPEDLKDKIVSVQQETTGQFAVQKIGVPKDHMLKFDQIQDGLLDLRNKKSDACVGDLPTIKAILSKGYPEIELAGPVFVKENLGIVAWKTHPELIAQVNRSLDRMMAGGAYARSYPQWFEEPYDTALVAALDKVKDQGSPVPAALEAATAHPIGTVQSVGGSAFTFRWDLLKDALPILARGAVLTLELTALSLVFGVVGGLLLALARVSPFVLFRPFAVAYVEVVRGTPLLMQIYVIYFVLPAIGIGLSPFVAGVLALSLNAAAYTSEIFRAGIESIDSGQMEAARSLGMDYPTAMRWVILPQTLRRVLPPLTNEAVALLKDSSLVSVVALSELMRAGKEIATNSGSPTTVYLTVAVFYLVMTLPLTWLVRRLEQKWQPISRPRAKKVAV
- a CDS encoding lmo0937 family membrane protein; its protein translation is MLIFLAVLFLVLWALGFLAFHVSMWFIHLLLLVALISLIMHFLRGPARV